Proteins co-encoded in one Streptomyces sp. JH34 genomic window:
- a CDS encoding M24 family metallopeptidase, with protein MSEVYAVRRGLLRDRFAAAGSAAALVSRPANVRYLAGGAPPGAVLLLGPGEDVLLCPRAPVGDPAHGRPDEQLRLTVLPETDGDPVVAAAGLAGGLHTDSLAVEEHDLTVARHRAMTAVAPGLRLGDLGSTVEQLRLVKDEEEIACLRIAAEITDQALGELLESILVGRTERHLALELERRLVDHGADGPAFPTSVGTGPHSGQGRHRPTDRRVEEGDFLSVCLGANYRGYRCEIGRTFVIGTSPADWQIELYDLVFAAQRAGREALLPGAAYRDVDRAARHLLDSAGHSDGLPPSTGHGVGLEIDEDPQLAPTAMGKLDACVPVTVEPGVHLPGRGGVRIDDTLVVRPEADGGPELLTITTKELLAL; from the coding sequence ATGTCAGAGGTGTACGCCGTCCGACGCGGGCTGCTGCGGGACCGGTTCGCCGCCGCCGGATCCGCGGCCGCCCTGGTCTCCCGCCCCGCCAACGTCCGCTATCTCGCGGGCGGGGCACCGCCCGGAGCCGTGCTGCTGCTCGGCCCCGGCGAGGACGTCCTGCTCTGCCCCCGGGCACCGGTCGGGGACCCCGCCCACGGGCGCCCCGACGAACAGCTGCGACTGACCGTCCTGCCGGAGACCGACGGCGACCCGGTCGTCGCGGCGGCCGGCCTCGCCGGCGGCCTGCACACCGACTCCCTGGCGGTCGAGGAGCACGACCTGACGGTCGCCCGCCACCGCGCGATGACCGCCGTCGCCCCGGGCCTGCGACTGGGCGACCTCGGCAGCACCGTCGAGCAGCTGCGCCTCGTGAAGGACGAGGAGGAGATCGCCTGCCTGCGGATCGCCGCGGAGATCACCGACCAGGCCCTCGGCGAGCTACTCGAATCCATCCTGGTGGGGCGCACCGAACGCCACCTCGCCCTGGAACTGGAGCGCCGGCTGGTGGACCACGGTGCGGACGGCCCCGCCTTCCCCACCTCCGTCGGCACGGGCCCCCACTCGGGGCAGGGCCGTCACAGGCCCACCGACCGCAGGGTCGAGGAAGGTGATTTCCTTTCCGTCTGCCTGGGTGCCAACTACCGCGGATACCGCTGCGAGATCGGCCGGACGTTCGTCATCGGCACCAGCCCCGCGGACTGGCAGATCGAGCTCTACGACCTTGTTTTCGCCGCTCAGAGGGCCGGACGGGAGGCCCTGCTCCCCGGAGCCGCCTACCGCGACGTGGACCGCGCGGCCCGCCATCTCCTCGACTCGGCGGGCCACTCGGACGGCCTCCCGCCCAGCACCGGGCACGGTGTCGGACTCGAAATCGACGAGGACCCGCAGTTGGCACCGACAGCCATGGGTAAACTGGACGCTTGCGTGCCGGTCACCGTCGAACCGGGGGTCCACCTCCCGGGCCGGGGCGGTGTCCGGATCGATGACACGCTCGTCGTGCGCCCCGAGGCGGACGGCGGACCCGAGCTACTCACCATTACGACCAAGGAGCTGCTCGCGCTGTAG
- the efp gene encoding elongation factor P codes for MASTNDLKNGLVLKLDGGQLWSVVEFQHVKPGKGPAFVRTKLKNVLSGKVVDKTFNAGVKVETATIDRRDMQFSYMDGEYFVFMDMDTYDQLMVDRKSVGDAANFLIEGFTASVAQHEGEVLYVELPAAVELTIQHTDPGVQGDRSTGGTKPATLETGYEIGVPLFITTGEKIKVDTRSGDYLGRVNS; via the coding sequence GTGGCTTCCACGAACGACCTCAAGAACGGCCTGGTGCTCAAGCTCGACGGAGGCCAGCTCTGGTCCGTCGTCGAGTTCCAGCACGTCAAGCCCGGCAAGGGCCCTGCCTTCGTGCGCACCAAGCTCAAGAACGTGCTCTCCGGCAAGGTCGTCGACAAGACGTTCAACGCCGGCGTGAAGGTCGAGACGGCCACCATCGACCGCCGTGACATGCAGTTCTCGTACATGGACGGCGAGTACTTCGTCTTCATGGACATGGACACGTACGACCAGCTCATGGTCGACCGCAAGTCCGTCGGCGACGCCGCCAACTTCCTGATCGAGGGCTTCACCGCCTCCGTCGCCCAGCACGAGGGCGAGGTGCTCTACGTCGAGCTGCCCGCCGCGGTCGAGCTGACCATCCAGCACACCGACCCGGGTGTGCAGGGCGACCGCTCCACCGGTGGCACCAAGCCCGCCACCCTGGAGACCGGCTACGAGATCGGTGTCCCGCTCTTCATCACCACCGGCGAGAAGATCAAGGTCGACACCCGCTCGGGCGACTACCTCGGCCGGGTGAACAGCTAA
- the nusB gene encoding transcription antitermination factor NusB: MAARNKARKRAFQILFEADQRGESVQTVLADWVRLSRTDDRQPPVGEFTMELVEGYAQYADRIDDLIVTYAVDWEIDRMPVVDRSILRLGAYELIWMDSTPDAVVIDEAVQLAKEFSTDDSPAFVNGLLARFKDLKANLRREQ; this comes from the coding sequence GTGGCTGCCCGGAACAAGGCCCGCAAGCGCGCCTTCCAGATCCTCTTCGAGGCCGACCAGCGCGGCGAGTCCGTGCAGACGGTCCTCGCGGACTGGGTACGGCTCTCGCGGACCGACGACCGTCAGCCGCCGGTCGGCGAATTCACGATGGAGCTGGTCGAGGGGTACGCGCAGTACGCGGACCGGATCGACGACCTCATCGTCACCTACGCCGTGGACTGGGAGATCGACCGCATGCCGGTCGTCGACCGGAGCATCCTGAGGCTCGGCGCGTACGAGCTGATCTGGATGGACTCGACCCCGGACGCCGTGGTGATCGACGAGGCGGTCCAGCTGGCCAAGGAGTTCTCGACGGACGACTCCCCGGCCTTCGTGAACGGCCTGCTGGCCCGGTTCAAGGACCTCAAGGCGAATCTCCGCCGGGAGCAGTGA
- the bldD gene encoding transcriptional regulator BldD, whose translation MSSEYAKQLGAKLRAIRTQQGLSLHGVEEKSQGRWKAVVVGSYERGDRAVTVQRLAELADFYGVPVQELLPGTTPGGAAEPPPKLVLDLERLAHVPPEKAGPLQRYAATIQSQRGDYNGKVLSIRQDDLRTLAVIYDQSPSVLTEQLISWGVLDADARRAVAHDEG comes from the coding sequence ATGTCCAGCGAATACGCAAAGCAGCTCGGGGCCAAGCTCCGCGCCATCCGCACCCAGCAGGGTCTTTCCCTCCACGGCGTGGAGGAGAAGTCGCAGGGCCGCTGGAAGGCCGTCGTGGTCGGTTCCTACGAGCGCGGGGACCGCGCCGTGACCGTGCAGCGCCTTGCCGAGCTGGCCGACTTCTACGGCGTCCCGGTGCAGGAGCTGCTGCCCGGCACGACCCCCGGTGGCGCCGCGGAGCCGCCGCCGAAGCTGGTCCTCGACCTGGAGCGCCTGGCCCACGTGCCGCCGGAGAAGGCCGGACCGCTGCAGCGCTACGCCGCGACGATCCAGAGCCAGCGCGGTGACTACAACGGCAAGGTGCTCTCGATCCGCCAGGACGACCTGCGCACCCTCGCCGTCATCTACGACCAGTCGCCGTCCGTGCTCACGGAGCAGCTGATCAGCTGGGGCGTGCTGGACGCCGACGCGCGTCGCGCGGTCGCCCACGACGAGGGCTGA
- the pyrR gene encoding bifunctional pyr operon transcriptional regulator/uracil phosphoribosyltransferase PyrR translates to MDAQHDHTGNAARPVLEAPDIARALTRIAHEIVERAKGADDVVLLGIPTRGVFLAGRLAEKLEEITGRKTPVGSLDITMYRDDLRMRPARALARTDIPGEGIENRLVVLVDDVLFSGRTIRAALDALGDIGRPRAVQLAVLVDRGHRELPIRADYVGKNLPTSLRETVKVQLAEEDGRDAVLLGVKQTVPAGEQ, encoded by the coding sequence ATGGACGCACAGCATGACCACACCGGCAATGCGGCACGCCCCGTTCTCGAGGCTCCCGACATCGCCCGGGCACTGACCCGAATCGCCCACGAGATCGTCGAACGCGCCAAGGGCGCCGACGACGTGGTGCTGCTCGGCATCCCCACACGGGGGGTCTTCCTCGCCGGCCGGCTGGCCGAAAAGCTCGAGGAGATCACCGGCCGGAAGACGCCGGTCGGGTCACTCGACATCACGATGTACCGCGACGACCTGCGGATGCGCCCGGCGCGCGCCCTCGCACGCACCGACATCCCCGGTGAGGGCATCGAGAACCGTCTCGTCGTCCTGGTCGACGACGTGCTCTTCTCCGGGCGCACGATCCGCGCCGCACTCGACGCGCTCGGCGACATCGGCCGTCCGCGTGCCGTGCAGCTCGCGGTCCTCGTCGACCGCGGCCACCGCGAACTGCCGATCCGTGCCGACTACGTCGGCAAGAACCTCCCCACGTCGCTGCGGGAGACGGTCAAGGTCCAGCTCGCCGAGGAGGACGGCCGCGACGCCGTGCTGCTCGGTGTCAAGCAGACCGTTCCGGCGGGCGAGCAGTAG
- a CDS encoding aspartate carbamoyltransferase catalytic subunit, which produces MLRPPGDTPRTPRHLISAADLTRDDAVLILDTAEEMARVADRPIKKLPTLRGRTVVNLFFEDSTRTRISFEAAAKRLSADVINFSAKGSSVSKGESLKDTALTLEAMGADAVVIRHGASGAPYRLATSGWIDSAVVNAGDGTHEHPTQALLDAFTMRRRLVGPDAGIGRDLEGRRITIVGDILHSRVARSNVHLLHTLGAHVTLVAPPTLVPVGVEQWPCDVNYRLDDVLPKSDAVMMLRVQRERMNAAYFPTEREYSRRYGLDGERMARMPEHAIVMHPGPMVRGMEITAEVADSDRCTAVEQVANGVSTRMAVLYLLLGGSETALPSAAARTEENK; this is translated from the coding sequence ATGCTGCGCCCTCCCGGGGACACCCCCCGAACCCCCCGTCACCTGATCTCGGCCGCAGACCTCACCCGCGACGACGCCGTCCTGATCCTCGACACCGCCGAGGAGATGGCCAGGGTCGCGGACCGGCCGATCAAGAAGCTCCCCACCCTGCGTGGACGAACGGTCGTCAACCTCTTCTTCGAGGACTCGACCCGGACGCGGATCTCCTTCGAGGCCGCCGCCAAGCGCCTCTCCGCCGACGTCATCAACTTCTCCGCCAAGGGCTCGTCCGTCTCCAAGGGCGAGTCCCTCAAGGACACCGCCCTGACCCTGGAGGCCATGGGCGCCGACGCCGTCGTCATCCGGCACGGCGCCTCCGGTGCCCCGTACCGCCTCGCGACCTCGGGCTGGATCGACAGCGCGGTCGTCAACGCCGGTGACGGCACGCACGAGCACCCCACCCAGGCGCTCCTCGACGCGTTCACGATGCGCCGCCGGCTGGTCGGGCCCGACGCGGGGATCGGCCGCGACCTCGAAGGCCGCCGGATCACGATCGTCGGCGACATCCTGCACAGCCGCGTCGCCCGCTCCAACGTCCACCTGCTGCACACGCTCGGGGCGCACGTCACCCTGGTGGCGCCGCCCACCCTCGTGCCGGTCGGCGTCGAGCAGTGGCCCTGTGACGTCAACTACCGCCTCGACGACGTGCTGCCGAAGTCGGACGCGGTCATGATGCTCCGTGTGCAGCGTGAGCGGATGAACGCCGCCTACTTCCCGACCGAGCGTGAGTACTCCCGGCGCTACGGCCTGGACGGCGAGCGCATGGCGAGGATGCCCGAGCACGCCATCGTGATGCACCCCGGCCCGATGGTCCGCGGCATGGAGATCACGGCCGAGGTCGCGGACTCCGACCGCTGCACCGCCGTCGAGCAGGTCGCGAACGGCGTCTCCACCCGCATGGCCGTCCTGTACCTGCTGCTGGGCGGTTCCGAGACCGCCCTGCCGTCCGCCGCCGCCCGTACCGAGGAGAACAAGTAA
- a CDS encoding dihydroorotase: MSKILIRGAKVLGGEPQDVLIEGENIVATGTGLDAEGATVIEAAGQVLLPGLVDLHTHLREPGREDSETVLTGTKAAAVGGFTAVHAMANTFPVADTAGVVEQVWRLGKESGYCDVQPVGAVTVGLEGKQLAELGAMHDSAAGVKVFSDDGKCVDDAVIMRRALEYVKAFDGVVAQHAQEPRLTEGAQMNEGVVSAELGLGGWPAVAEESIIARDVLLAAHVGSRVHICHLSTAGSVEIVRWAKSKGWDVTAEVTPHHLLLTDELVRTYNPVYKVNPPLRTEADVMALREALADGTIDCVATDHAPHPHEDKDCEWAAAAMGMVGLETALSVVQQTMVDTGLLDWAGVADRMSRRPAAIGRLEGHGRPVSAGEPANLTLVDPAYRGAVDPAGFASRSRNTPYEGRELPGRVTHTFLRGRATVVDGKLA, translated from the coding sequence ATGAGCAAGATCCTTATCCGCGGCGCGAAGGTCCTCGGCGGAGAGCCGCAGGACGTCCTCATCGAGGGCGAGAACATCGTCGCCACCGGCACCGGGCTCGACGCCGAGGGCGCCACCGTGATCGAGGCGGCCGGCCAGGTCCTGCTGCCCGGCCTCGTGGACCTGCACACCCATCTGCGTGAGCCCGGACGCGAGGACTCCGAGACCGTCCTCACCGGCACCAAGGCGGCCGCCGTCGGCGGCTTCACCGCCGTCCACGCCATGGCCAACACCTTCCCCGTCGCCGACACCGCCGGCGTCGTCGAGCAGGTCTGGCGGCTCGGCAAGGAGTCCGGCTACTGCGACGTGCAGCCCGTCGGCGCCGTCACCGTCGGCCTGGAGGGCAAGCAGCTCGCCGAGCTCGGCGCCATGCACGACTCCGCCGCCGGGGTGAAGGTCTTCTCCGACGACGGCAAGTGCGTCGACGACGCGGTGATCATGCGCCGCGCGCTGGAGTACGTGAAGGCCTTCGACGGGGTCGTCGCCCAGCACGCCCAGGAGCCCCGCCTCACCGAGGGCGCCCAGATGAACGAGGGCGTCGTCTCGGCCGAGCTCGGTCTCGGCGGCTGGCCCGCGGTCGCCGAGGAGTCGATCATCGCCCGCGACGTGCTCCTCGCCGCCCACGTCGGCTCCCGCGTGCACATCTGCCACCTGTCGACCGCCGGCTCCGTGGAGATCGTGCGCTGGGCCAAGTCCAAGGGCTGGGACGTCACCGCCGAGGTGACCCCGCACCACCTGCTGCTCACCGACGAACTCGTGCGGACCTACAACCCGGTCTACAAGGTGAACCCGCCGCTGCGCACCGAGGCCGACGTCATGGCCCTGCGCGAGGCCCTCGCCGACGGCACCATCGACTGCGTGGCCACCGACCACGCGCCGCACCCGCACGAGGACAAGGACTGCGAGTGGGCCGCCGCGGCCATGGGCATGGTGGGCCTGGAGACCGCGCTCTCCGTGGTCCAGCAGACGATGGTGGACACCGGGCTCCTCGACTGGGCGGGCGTCGCCGACCGCATGTCCCGCCGCCCCGCGGCCATCGGCAGGCTCGAGGGACACGGCCGGCCCGTCTCGGCGGGTGAGCCCGCCAACCTCACTCTGGTCGATCCGGCATACCGTGGAGCCGTGGACCCCGCGGGCTTCGCCTCCCGCAGCCGCAACACTCCGTACGAGGGTCGCGAGCTGCCCGGCCGAGTGACCCACACCTTCCTGCGGGGCCGTGCCACGGTCGTCGACGGGAAGCTCGCGTGA
- the carA gene encoding glutamine-hydrolyzing carbamoyl-phosphate synthase small subunit, which translates to MTISTRGAGKAPAVLVLEDGRSFRGRAYGAVGETFGEAVFSTGMTGYQETLTDPSYHRQVVVMTAPHVGNTGVNDEDPESGRIWVSGYVVRDPARVPSNWRSRRSLDEELASQGVVGISGIDTRALTRHLRERGAMRVGIFSGNAVQDEGILLAKVRQAPEMSGADLAAEVATKETYVVPAVGTKRFTVAAIDLGIKGMTPHRMAERGIEVHVLPATATLEDVYAVEPDGVFFSNGPGDPSTADHPVSVMRGVLERKTPLFGICFGNQILGRSLGFGTYKLKYGHRGINQPVQDRTTGKVEVTAHNHGFAVDAPLDKVSDTEFGRAEVSHVCLNDQVVEGLQLLDQPAFSVQYHPEAAAGPHDAAYLFDRFVTLMEGQRA; encoded by the coding sequence ATGACGATCTCCACCCGGGGAGCCGGAAAAGCTCCCGCCGTACTCGTCCTGGAGGACGGCCGCTCCTTCCGCGGCCGCGCCTACGGGGCCGTGGGGGAGACCTTCGGCGAGGCGGTGTTCTCGACCGGTATGACCGGCTACCAGGAAACGCTGACCGACCCCTCTTACCACCGCCAGGTGGTCGTCATGACGGCCCCGCACGTCGGCAACACCGGCGTGAACGACGAGGACCCCGAGTCGGGCCGCATCTGGGTCTCCGGCTACGTCGTGCGCGACCCCGCCCGGGTGCCGTCCAACTGGCGCTCCCGCCGGTCGCTGGACGAGGAGCTCGCGAGCCAGGGCGTCGTCGGCATCAGCGGCATCGACACCCGCGCGCTCACCCGCCACCTGCGTGAGCGCGGCGCGATGCGCGTCGGCATCTTCTCCGGCAACGCCGTCCAGGACGAGGGCATACTGCTCGCCAAGGTGCGCCAGGCGCCCGAGATGAGCGGCGCGGACCTCGCGGCCGAGGTCGCCACCAAGGAGACGTACGTCGTCCCCGCCGTCGGCACCAAGAGGTTCACCGTCGCGGCGATCGACCTCGGCATCAAGGGCATGACCCCGCACCGCATGGCCGAGCGCGGCATCGAGGTGCACGTCCTGCCCGCCACCGCCACCCTGGAGGACGTGTACGCGGTCGAGCCCGACGGCGTGTTCTTCTCCAACGGCCCCGGCGACCCCTCCACCGCCGACCACCCGGTCTCCGTCATGCGCGGCGTCCTGGAGCGGAAGACCCCGCTCTTCGGCATCTGCTTCGGCAACCAGATCCTGGGCCGCTCGCTCGGCTTCGGCACCTACAAGCTGAAGTACGGCCACCGCGGCATCAACCAGCCCGTGCAGGACCGCACGACCGGCAAGGTCGAGGTCACCGCGCACAACCACGGCTTCGCCGTCGACGCTCCGCTCGACAAGGTCTCCGACACGGAGTTCGGCCGCGCCGAGGTCTCCCACGTATGCCTGAACGACCAGGTCGTCGAAGGACTCCAGCTGCTCGACCAGCCGGCCTTCAGCGTCCAGTACCACCCCGAAGCAGCCGCGGGCCCGCACGACGCCGCGTACCTCTTCGACCGTTTCGTCACCCTGATGGAGGGCCAGCGTGCCTAA
- the carB gene encoding carbamoyl-phosphate synthase large subunit: MPKRSDIQSVLVIGSGPIVIGQAAEFDYSGTQACRVLKAEGLRVILVNSNPATIMTDPEIADATYVEPITPEFVEKIIAKERPDALLPTLGGQTALNTAISMHENGVLEKYGVELIGANVEAINKGEDRDLFKGVVEAVKAKIGYGESARSVICHTMDDVIAGVDTLGGYPVVVRPSFTMGGAGSGFAHDEEELRRIAGQGLTLSPTTEVLLEESILGWKEYELELMRDKNDNVVVVCSIENFDPMGVHTGDSITVAPAMTLTDREYQRLRDVGIAIIREVGVDTGGCNIQFAIDPTDGRVIVIEMNPRVSRSSALASKATGFPIAKIAAKLAVGYTLDEIPNDITEKTPASFEPTLDYVVVKAPRFAFEKFPSADSTLTTTMKSVGEAMAIGRNFTEALQKALRSLEKKGSQFAFTGEPGDKAELLAEAVRPTDGRINTVMQAIRAGATQEEVFDATKIDPWFVDQLFLIKEIADELAAAERLDAELIAEAKRHGFSDVQIGEIRGLREDVVREVRHALGIRPVYKTVDTCAAEFAAKTPYFYSSYDEESEVAPRTKPAVIILGSGPNRIGQGIEFDYSCVHASFALHDAGYETVMVNCNPETVSTDYDTSDRLYFEPLTLEDVLEIVHAESLAGPIAGVVVQLGGQTPLGLSQALKDNGVPVVGTPPEAIHAAEDRGAFGRVLAEAGLPAPKHGTATTFAEAKAIADEIGYPVLVRPSYVLGGRGMEIVYDETRLSSYIEESTEISPTRPVLVDRFLDDAIEIDVDALYDGTELYLGGVMEHIEEAGIHSGDSACALPPITLGGYDIKRLRASTEGIAKGVGVRGLINIQFALSGDILYVLEANPRASRTVPFTSKATAVPLAKAAARISLGATVAELREEGLLPKTGDGGTLPLDAPISVKEAVMPWSRFRDIQGRGVDTVLGPEMRSTGEVMGIDSVFGTAYAKSQAGAYGPLPTKGRAFISVANRDKRTMIFPARELVAHGFELMATSGTAEVLKRNGINATVVRKLSEGEGPNGEKTIVQLIHDGEVDLIVNTPYGTGGRLDGYEIRTAAVARSVPCLTTVQALAAAVQGIDALNHGGVGVRSLQEHAEHLTAARD, translated from the coding sequence GTGCCTAAGCGCTCCGATATCCAGTCCGTCCTGGTCATCGGCTCCGGCCCGATCGTCATCGGGCAGGCCGCCGAGTTCGACTACTCCGGCACCCAGGCGTGCCGCGTGCTCAAGGCCGAGGGCCTGCGCGTCATCCTGGTGAACTCCAACCCGGCGACGATCATGACCGACCCGGAGATCGCCGACGCCACATACGTCGAGCCGATCACCCCCGAGTTCGTCGAGAAGATCATCGCCAAGGAGCGCCCCGACGCGCTGCTCCCCACCCTGGGCGGCCAGACCGCGCTGAACACCGCGATCTCCATGCACGAGAACGGTGTCTTGGAGAAGTACGGCGTCGAGCTCATCGGCGCCAACGTCGAGGCCATCAACAAGGGCGAGGACCGCGACCTCTTCAAGGGCGTCGTCGAGGCCGTCAAGGCGAAGATCGGTTACGGCGAGTCCGCCCGCTCCGTCATCTGCCACACGATGGACGACGTCATCGCCGGTGTCGACACCCTCGGTGGCTACCCCGTCGTCGTCCGCCCCTCCTTCACCATGGGCGGCGCCGGTTCCGGCTTCGCCCACGACGAGGAGGAGTTGCGCCGCATCGCCGGACAGGGCCTCACGCTCTCGCCGACCACCGAGGTGCTCCTGGAGGAGTCCATCCTCGGCTGGAAGGAGTACGAGCTGGAGCTGATGCGCGACAAGAACGACAACGTCGTGGTCGTCTGCTCCATCGAGAACTTCGACCCGATGGGCGTCCACACCGGTGACTCGATCACCGTCGCCCCGGCGATGACGCTCACCGACCGTGAGTACCAGCGGCTGCGCGACGTCGGCATCGCGATCATCCGCGAGGTCGGGGTCGACACCGGCGGCTGCAACATCCAGTTCGCCATCGACCCCACCGACGGCCGGGTCATCGTCATCGAGATGAACCCGCGCGTCTCCCGTTCCTCCGCGCTCGCCTCCAAGGCCACCGGCTTCCCGATCGCCAAGATCGCCGCCAAGCTGGCCGTCGGCTACACGCTCGACGAGATCCCGAACGACATCACCGAGAAGACACCGGCCTCCTTCGAGCCGACCCTCGACTACGTCGTCGTCAAGGCGCCCCGCTTCGCCTTCGAGAAGTTCCCGTCCGCCGACTCCACCCTCACCACCACCATGAAGTCGGTGGGCGAGGCCATGGCGATCGGCCGCAACTTCACCGAGGCCCTGCAGAAGGCGCTGCGCTCCCTGGAGAAGAAGGGCTCGCAGTTCGCCTTCACCGGCGAGCCCGGCGACAAGGCCGAGCTGCTCGCCGAGGCGGTCCGCCCCACGGACGGCCGCATCAACACCGTGATGCAGGCTATCCGCGCCGGCGCCACCCAGGAGGAGGTCTTCGACGCCACGAAGATCGACCCCTGGTTCGTCGACCAGCTCTTCCTGATCAAGGAGATCGCCGACGAGCTGGCCGCCGCCGAGCGCCTGGACGCCGAGCTGATCGCCGAGGCCAAGCGGCACGGCTTCTCCGACGTCCAGATCGGTGAGATCCGCGGCCTGCGCGAGGACGTCGTACGCGAGGTCCGGCACGCCCTCGGAATCCGCCCGGTCTACAAGACGGTCGACACCTGCGCCGCCGAGTTCGCCGCGAAGACGCCGTACTTCTACTCCAGCTACGACGAGGAGAGCGAGGTCGCGCCCCGCACCAAGCCGGCGGTGATCATCCTCGGCTCCGGCCCGAACCGCATCGGCCAGGGCATCGAGTTCGACTACTCGTGCGTCCACGCCTCGTTCGCCCTGCACGACGCGGGCTACGAGACCGTGATGGTCAACTGCAACCCCGAGACCGTCTCCACGGACTACGACACCTCCGACCGGCTCTACTTCGAGCCGCTCACGCTCGAGGACGTCCTGGAGATCGTGCACGCCGAGTCGCTGGCGGGCCCGATCGCCGGCGTCGTCGTCCAGCTCGGCGGCCAGACCCCGCTCGGCCTCTCGCAGGCGCTCAAGGACAACGGTGTTCCCGTCGTGGGGACGCCCCCGGAGGCGATCCACGCCGCCGAGGACCGCGGCGCCTTCGGCCGCGTGCTCGCCGAGGCCGGGCTGCCGGCCCCGAAGCACGGCACCGCCACCACCTTCGCCGAGGCCAAGGCCATCGCCGACGAGATCGGCTACCCCGTCCTCGTACGCCCGTCGTACGTGCTCGGCGGCCGCGGCATGGAGATCGTCTACGACGAGACCCGCCTCTCCTCGTACATCGAGGAGTCCACCGAGATCAGCCCCACCCGGCCGGTCCTGGTCGACCGCTTCCTCGACGACGCGATCGAGATCGACGTCGACGCGCTCTACGACGGCACCGAGCTCTACCTCGGCGGCGTCATGGAGCACATCGAGGAGGCCGGCATCCACTCCGGCGACTCCGCCTGCGCGCTGCCCCCGATCACGCTCGGCGGCTACGACATCAAGCGGCTGCGGGCCTCCACGGAGGGCATCGCCAAGGGAGTCGGGGTCCGCGGACTGATCAACATCCAGTTCGCGCTCTCCGGAGACATCCTCTACGTCCTCGAGGCCAACCCGCGCGCCTCCCGGACCGTCCCCTTCACCTCGAAGGCGACCGCGGTCCCGCTCGCGAAGGCCGCCGCCCGCATCTCGCTCGGCGCCACCGTCGCCGAGCTGCGCGAGGAGGGCCTGCTGCCGAAGACCGGCGACGGCGGCACCCTGCCGCTGGACGCGCCGATCTCCGTCAAGGAGGCCGTCATGCCCTGGTCGCGCTTCCGCGACATCCAGGGCCGCGGCGTCGACACGGTCCTCGGCCCGGAGATGCGCTCCACCGGTGAGGTCATGGGCATCGACTCCGTCTTCGGCACGGCGTACGCCAAGTCGCAGGCCGGCGCCTACGGACCGCTGCCCACCAAGGGCCGTGCCTTCATCTCGGTCGCCAACCGGGACAAGCGCACGATGATCTTCCCGGCCCGCGAGCTGGTCGCCCACGGCTTCGAGCTGATGGCCACCTCCGGCACCGCCGAGGTCCTCAAGCGCAACGGCATCAACGCCACGGTCGTGCGCAAGCTCTCCGAGGGCGAGGGCCCGAACGGCGAGAAGACGATCGTCCAGCTGATCCACGACGGCGAGGTCGACCTCATCGTCAACACGCCGTACGGGACGGGCGGCCGGCTCGACGGCTACGAGATCCGCACCGCGGCCGTCGCCCGGTCCGTGCCGTGCCTGACCACGGTCCAGGCGCTCGCCGCCGCCGTCCAGGGCATCGACGCGCTGAACCACGGCGGTGTCGGCGTACGTTCCCTCCAGGAACACGCGGAACATCTGACCGCGGCCCGCGACTAG